One region of Enterobacter ludwigii genomic DNA includes:
- a CDS encoding alginate lyase family protein produces MNYRNIAFISALFSTSALAASGNTQPQGSNDDCLTYDCRQMLEIKESIQRGDQTYAPAWKNLLQKADQALEHKPWSVTDKKLLPASGNKHDYYSFGPYWWPNPDTKDHLPWIRKDGQINPSSKTDDTDSKRLVQFSDDVRALSLAAFYSADARYAQKAEIMLDTWFLNKQTRMNPDLSYAQAIPGIVNGRGIGIIDTRVLIDVADSIILLQHAGFLSDKAVQGYKSWYSDYATWLLSSANGQEEGNWYNNHGAWYDAQVTAFSLFSGDVKQARRQIDIFKNRHLAAQVNVKGELPAELERTRSFHYTNFALAAYARMGRYGEITGDDVWNYALDGRTMKKAFSFVSQQTGKDASDWPYQEIKYNPEEATGPLLAAARVWKDNDFSKNAALLTQANDTDINILTPGSVLVK; encoded by the coding sequence ATGAATTATCGCAACATTGCGTTTATCAGCGCGCTGTTCTCAACCTCCGCGTTAGCAGCGAGTGGGAATACACAGCCTCAGGGCTCGAATGACGACTGCCTGACGTACGATTGCAGGCAGATGCTTGAGATAAAAGAAAGTATTCAGCGCGGAGATCAAACCTACGCTCCCGCCTGGAAAAATCTGCTGCAGAAAGCAGACCAGGCGCTGGAACATAAACCCTGGAGTGTGACCGATAAAAAATTGTTACCGGCGTCCGGGAATAAGCATGACTATTACAGTTTTGGTCCCTACTGGTGGCCAAACCCGGATACCAAAGACCATCTTCCCTGGATTCGTAAAGACGGCCAGATAAACCCGTCATCTAAGACAGACGATACGGACAGCAAACGCCTGGTGCAGTTCTCTGACGACGTCCGAGCGCTCTCACTGGCCGCATTTTATAGCGCAGACGCCCGCTATGCGCAAAAAGCGGAAATCATGTTGGACACCTGGTTTCTGAACAAGCAAACCCGAATGAATCCTGACCTCAGTTACGCCCAGGCAATTCCGGGCATAGTGAATGGCCGGGGGATTGGCATTATTGATACGCGCGTGTTGATCGACGTCGCTGACAGCATCATCCTGCTGCAACATGCGGGCTTCCTCTCGGATAAAGCGGTTCAGGGTTACAAAAGCTGGTATTCGGACTATGCCACATGGCTGTTATCCAGTGCTAACGGCCAGGAAGAGGGAAACTGGTATAACAATCACGGCGCCTGGTATGACGCGCAGGTTACCGCCTTTTCGTTGTTCTCCGGTGACGTCAAACAGGCTCGTCGGCAAATCGATATTTTCAAAAATCGCCACCTTGCTGCTCAGGTGAACGTCAAAGGCGAACTACCGGCCGAGCTTGAACGAACTCGCTCCTTCCATTACACCAATTTTGCTCTGGCAGCCTACGCCAGAATGGGGCGCTACGGTGAAATAACCGGTGATGATGTCTGGAATTATGCACTGGATGGGCGAACCATGAAAAAAGCCTTTTCCTTCGTCAGCCAGCAAACCGGCAAAGACGCCAGCGACTGGCCGTATCAGGAAATAAAATACAACCCTGAAGAGGCTACTGGTCCGTTACTCGCCGCAGCGAGAGTCTGGAAAGACAATGACTTCAGCAAAAATGCCGCGCTATTGACGCAGGCAAATGACACCGATATCAACATCCTGACCCCGGGCTCT